A genomic segment from Alteribacillus bidgolensis encodes:
- a CDS encoding S-layer homology domain-containing protein yields MKSWKKASFIFLSIYFSFSAAAFANERFTDIDSDYWANEEITYLEEHNIIGGYPNGEFRPGDKVTRSQAALMIAEALELDTNNRPDPDFEDVDESYYAYDTITAISDEGIINGHDGKFRPNDNLTRGQMAAVLNRAFTLSGSDSLDFKDVEEDYIFYNDIQSIASANITTGYSEDNTFRPGESTTRAQFSVFCARALNDTFKEEPADTPAITYFDERIEEAEESIEMAMYEQWEQEFYENEPKAPFEELKDTFLTYYTKDITTNRWKEFYEQELDNWGPELAQAMPYRSMENTHFTERTDDKVVIGGTEPENELNGQETYYEYTLVKQDGDWYIDEFSGTPQ; encoded by the coding sequence ATGAAAAGTTGGAAAAAAGCAAGTTTTATATTTTTAAGTATTTACTTTTCCTTTTCTGCTGCTGCTTTTGCTAATGAAAGGTTTACAGATATCGACAGCGATTATTGGGCTAATGAAGAAATTACCTATTTGGAAGAACATAACATTATTGGGGGTTATCCAAACGGTGAATTTCGGCCCGGAGATAAAGTAACAAGATCCCAGGCTGCTCTTATGATTGCTGAAGCCCTTGAATTAGATACCAATAACCGGCCTGATCCTGATTTTGAAGACGTTGATGAATCATACTATGCGTATGACACTATTACAGCTATCTCTGATGAGGGAATAATTAATGGTCATGACGGTAAGTTTAGACCAAACGATAACTTGACTAGAGGACAGATGGCAGCTGTTTTGAACCGTGCCTTTACGTTGTCAGGAAGTGATTCTTTAGACTTTAAAGATGTAGAGGAAGATTACATTTTTTATAACGATATTCAATCAATAGCCAGTGCAAATATAACAACCGGTTACTCTGAAGATAATACGTTCCGCCCTGGCGAAAGTACAACAAGAGCTCAATTTTCTGTTTTTTGTGCAAGGGCTTTGAATGATACATTTAAAGAAGAACCAGCTGACACACCGGCAATTACTTATTTTGATGAACGTATAGAAGAAGCAGAAGAATCCATTGAAATGGCCATGTATGAACAATGGGAACAGGAATTTTATGAGAACGAACCTAAAGCTCCGTTTGAAGAATTAAAAGATACCTTTTTAACCTATTATACGAAAGACATTACAACCAACAGATGGAAAGAATTTTATGAACAAGAGCTCGACAACTGGGGACCTGAACTTGCTCAAGCAATGCCATATCGGTCAATGGAGAATACTCATTTTACAGAGAGAACAGACGATAAAGTTGTTATCGGGGGTACTGAACCTGAAAATGAACTTAACGGTCAAGAAACCTATTATGAATATACACTAGTTAAGCAAGACGGAGACTGGTATATTGATGAATTTTCAGGAACTCCACAATAA
- the dhaK gene encoding dihydroxyacetone kinase subunit DhaK encodes MKKLINQPEQVVDEMLEGIIAAHPEKLKRLPGLNVVVRKEAPIKGKVGLISGGGSGHEPAHAGFVGENMLDAAVAGEVFTSPTPDQILETIKAVDGGKGVLLIVKNYSGDVMNFDMAAEMAQAEGIEVEQVIVKDDIAVDIKEDRRGVAGTIFVHKIAGTAASEGKSLKEVAQIARKTAENICSMGVSLSPSTVPASGKPGFTLNDNEIEIGTGIHGEQGMERQSLKPADQLTEEIMNNILHEMEFSPGEEAAVITNGLGSTPLMELYIVHRKAAELLKNKQIQLKKSLVGEYMTSLEMAGCSITILKLDDQLKSYLN; translated from the coding sequence ATGAAAAAATTAATCAATCAACCAGAACAAGTGGTAGACGAAATGCTTGAGGGAATAATAGCTGCCCATCCTGAAAAATTAAAAAGATTACCGGGATTGAATGTGGTCGTTAGAAAAGAAGCGCCTATTAAAGGAAAAGTAGGGCTCATTAGCGGCGGCGGCAGCGGTCACGAACCGGCACATGCTGGTTTTGTCGGGGAAAATATGCTCGATGCAGCGGTTGCTGGTGAAGTGTTTACCTCTCCAACTCCTGATCAGATTCTTGAAACCATCAAAGCAGTGGATGGCGGAAAAGGAGTATTACTTATTGTGAAAAATTATAGTGGAGACGTAATGAACTTTGATATGGCGGCAGAAATGGCACAGGCAGAAGGGATAGAAGTAGAACAAGTTATTGTAAAAGATGATATTGCAGTAGACATCAAAGAAGACCGGCGTGGTGTAGCAGGCACTATTTTTGTACACAAAATTGCTGGCACAGCTGCATCGGAAGGGAAAAGCTTAAAGGAAGTGGCACAAATAGCTCGAAAAACGGCAGAGAACATCTGCTCCATGGGAGTATCTCTTAGTCCCAGTACCGTCCCTGCTTCAGGTAAACCTGGTTTTACTCTAAATGATAATGAAATAGAAATCGGTACTGGAATTCACGGAGAACAAGGGATGGAACGGCAATCGCTTAAACCAGCAGACCAGCTGACAGAGGAGATAATGAATAACATACTTCATGAAATGGAATTTTCTCCTGGTGAAGAGGCAGCTGTTATCACTAACGGCCTTGGATCCACGCCTCTTATGGAGCTGTATATTGTTCACAGAAAAGCAGCAGAACTTCTTAAAAACAAACAAATTCAACTTAAAAAATCCTTAGTTGGCGAGTATATGACATCACTGGAAATGGCAGGCTGCTCTATCACCATTTTAAAATTAGATGACCAATTGAAATCATACTTAAACTAA
- the dhaM gene encoding dihydroxyacetone kinase phosphoryl donor subunit DhaM, which yields MAKVSIVVISHSKQLAEGIVELVSQTKQKDVTVVAAGGTEEEEIGTSVEMITKTVKEVYNEAGVLLLFDLGSAFMNAELAMEMLPDMEGNVQIADAPIVEGTYIAAVEAGLGCSLEEAKNAAEKAKTWKKTDG from the coding sequence ATGGCTAAAGTCAGTATCGTCGTTATTTCTCATAGTAAGCAGCTGGCAGAAGGCATTGTGGAATTAGTTTCACAAACGAAACAAAAAGACGTGACTGTCGTAGCTGCAGGCGGGACAGAGGAAGAAGAAATTGGAACAAGTGTTGAGATGATTACAAAGACGGTAAAAGAAGTATATAACGAAGCGGGGGTACTGCTTCTATTTGATTTAGGCAGTGCCTTTATGAACGCAGAACTTGCCATGGAAATGCTGCCTGATATGGAAGGAAATGTACAGATTGCCGATGCACCAATTGTGGAGGGTACCTATATTGCAGCTGTTGAAGCAGGCTTAGGGTGTTCATTAGAAGAAGCTAAAAACGCCGCAGAAAAAGCAAAAACATGGAAGAAAACGGATGGCTGA
- a CDS encoding M20/M25/M40 family metallo-hydrolase — MNPSSEKFLYDLLHTPSPSGKEEAIQRKWLEYIKPCADKLQTDTAGNAMASLQPDAPFQVLLAGHCDEIGFLVKSIDEKGYVYVEKLGGISHKPALGMKVDILGTHKRITGVIGAKAEHHGGAKDSFGFSDLFIDCGASSKKELEDYIAVGDAAVYKRDPEQLLNNRVSGRGLDNRTGAFIVAETLRRLRQHTLHVGVTAVSTVNEETNMGGAYFAGAGLSPSLGIAVDVTFATDYPGANTDKTADVILDGGPVLAKGAPINRKANQLLENAAKDKEIPLQYELTPKHTGTDADQLRKTGKGIPVSVVSLPLRYMHAPVETVSLKDIEQTIDLLTAFLTNLNGSEDLRPVRFD, encoded by the coding sequence ATGAACCCTTCTTCTGAAAAATTTTTATACGATTTGCTGCACACTCCCTCCCCTTCTGGCAAGGAAGAAGCTATTCAACGCAAGTGGCTGGAATACATAAAACCTTGCGCAGACAAGCTGCAAACAGATACAGCCGGAAATGCTATGGCTTCCCTGCAGCCTGATGCTCCTTTCCAAGTTCTTTTAGCAGGCCATTGCGATGAAATTGGTTTTCTTGTTAAATCTATTGATGAGAAAGGATACGTTTATGTGGAAAAACTTGGCGGGATCAGCCATAAACCAGCCCTTGGCATGAAGGTCGACATTTTAGGAACACACAAACGTATTACAGGTGTTATAGGCGCGAAAGCAGAGCATCACGGCGGTGCCAAAGATTCATTTGGCTTTTCTGATTTGTTTATCGACTGCGGAGCCTCCAGCAAAAAGGAGCTAGAAGACTACATTGCTGTAGGAGATGCAGCTGTTTATAAACGGGACCCGGAACAGCTTTTAAATAACCGGGTCAGCGGTCGCGGGCTTGATAACCGGACGGGAGCGTTTATCGTCGCTGAAACGTTAAGACGACTTCGCCAGCATACTTTACATGTGGGCGTCACCGCAGTTAGTACGGTCAATGAAGAAACGAACATGGGCGGTGCTTATTTTGCAGGAGCCGGTCTTTCTCCCAGCCTCGGTATTGCAGTAGATGTAACCTTTGCGACAGACTATCCAGGGGCCAATACGGATAAAACAGCCGATGTTATTCTTGATGGCGGTCCCGTCCTGGCCAAAGGAGCACCAATTAATCGGAAAGCTAATCAACTACTAGAGAATGCGGCGAAAGATAAAGAAATTCCCCTGCAATATGAACTCACTCCAAAACACACTGGCACCGATGCTGACCAGCTGCGAAAAACCGGCAAGGGGATTCCCGTTTCTGTTGTGTCCCTGCCGCTGCGTTACATGCACGCTCCAGTAGAAACAGTAAGCTTAAAAGATATAGAACAGACAATCGACCTTTTAACAGCCTTCCTCACTAATTTAAATGGTTCGGAAGATTTACGGCCTGTACGATTTGATTAA
- the dhaL gene encoding dihydroxyacetone kinase subunit DhaL — MQLTVEALQRWIINTNEKMQENKGYLSELDQAIGDGDHGHNMARGFQEVVNKIEGNSFEEAGSLFKQVAMTLISKVGGAAGPLYGTAFLKASDEWKEKTTIDQEALGKGMEAAIAGIKTRGKAQEGDKTMLDVWGPIHAYVTTQPLQREKLKKTAKEAMEKTKEMTAKKGRAAYFGERSAEHVDPGAYSSYLVFEALAESITNEGDANG, encoded by the coding sequence ATGCAGCTTACAGTAGAAGCACTGCAACGATGGATTATTAACACAAATGAAAAGATGCAAGAGAACAAAGGATATTTATCAGAGCTTGATCAAGCGATTGGCGATGGAGATCACGGTCATAATATGGCAAGAGGTTTTCAAGAAGTGGTAAATAAAATAGAAGGTAACAGTTTTGAGGAAGCTGGCAGTCTTTTTAAACAAGTTGCGATGACACTTATTTCTAAGGTAGGCGGCGCAGCGGGACCATTATATGGCACTGCTTTTTTGAAAGCGTCTGATGAGTGGAAAGAAAAAACAACGATAGATCAAGAAGCTTTAGGGAAGGGAATGGAAGCAGCCATAGCAGGGATAAAAACTAGAGGAAAAGCTCAGGAAGGAGATAAAACAATGCTTGATGTATGGGGGCCTATTCATGCATATGTAACCACTCAGCCGCTGCAAAGAGAAAAGCTGAAAAAAACTGCAAAAGAAGCTATGGAGAAAACAAAAGAAATGACAGCTAAGAAAGGCCGTGCTGCTTATTTTGGTGAAAGGTCAGCAGAACACGTAGACCCTGGTGCTTATTCCTCGTATCTAGTCTTTGAAGCATTAGCGGAAAGTATAACAAATGAAGGTGATGCTAATGGCTAA
- a CDS encoding cyclodeaminase — MYIFAENEIRNVTDVNKKALDLIEEGFQKLAKGEVTMPPILRVDIPENNGEVDVKTAYVKGIDKFALKISSGFFNNDAKGLPSLSGMMLLFSTETGFPKAVLQDNGYLTDVRTAVAGAMASKYLAKQNVEKAGIIGTGTQARYQLRALSLVRHIKEVFVYGRREERVNAYIKDMENELQVKITAADCAEQVVRQCDTVITTTPAKEPIIQKEWMHPGLHITAMGSDAEEKNEVDPEVLGAVDVLACDSKNQVFRLGEHHHALEKGVIKETSEIVELGDLSLGKAQGRKNENEITFCDLTGTGVQDTAIAVYAYDKLIEAEKGLLFTE, encoded by the coding sequence GTGTACATTTTTGCTGAAAACGAAATCCGCAATGTAACAGATGTTAATAAGAAAGCATTGGATTTAATAGAGGAAGGGTTTCAAAAGCTGGCAAAAGGGGAGGTAACTATGCCCCCAATTCTTCGAGTAGATATCCCGGAGAATAATGGAGAAGTAGATGTGAAGACTGCCTATGTAAAGGGGATTGATAAGTTTGCGTTAAAAATTTCTTCAGGTTTTTTTAATAACGATGCAAAAGGACTCCCCAGCCTAAGCGGAATGATGCTTCTTTTTAGCACGGAAACTGGATTTCCAAAAGCAGTTCTTCAAGATAACGGGTATTTAACAGATGTTCGGACAGCGGTTGCTGGTGCAATGGCTTCTAAATACCTGGCCAAACAAAATGTAGAGAAAGCAGGTATCATAGGAACAGGAACACAAGCAAGATATCAATTGCGCGCATTAAGTCTCGTCCGTCATATAAAAGAGGTTTTCGTTTACGGACGTCGGGAGGAACGTGTAAACGCGTATATAAAAGATATGGAAAATGAGCTTCAAGTAAAAATCACGGCTGCTGACTGTGCAGAACAGGTAGTTCGCCAGTGTGACACCGTGATAACAACAACTCCTGCTAAAGAACCTATTATTCAAAAAGAATGGATGCATCCAGGCCTTCATATTACAGCTATGGGTTCGGATGCTGAAGAGAAAAATGAGGTTGATCCTGAAGTGTTAGGGGCAGTAGATGTCCTAGCATGTGATTCTAAAAATCAAGTCTTTCGCTTAGGAGAGCATCACCATGCCCTTGAAAAAGGCGTTATTAAGGAGACAAGTGAAATAGTAGAACTAGGAGATTTATCTTTGGGAAAAGCTCAAGGAAGAAAAAATGAGAACGAGATCACTTTCTGTGACTTAACCGGGACTGGTGTACAGGATACTGCAATAGCGGTTTATGCATACGACAAGTTGATAGAAGCGGAGAAAGGCTTGTTATTTACTGAGTAA
- a CDS encoding multidrug effflux MFS transporter, translating to MEPTTSASPISAGRRIWMAVLLGSLAAFGPLTIDMYLPSFPSIATDLKTSASFVQLSLTACLLGLAGGQLIIGPLSDMKGRKGPMLLSLCLYIAASMLCVFAPSIWVLIAARFIQGFSASAGIVISRAVVRDMYTGKELTKFFALLMLVNGLAPILAPVAGGIILDIVNWQGVFAVLSAIGLFMFIMVFIALPETLSQTNRSDTGIKSTILTFGDLIKDKTFAGYALTQGLVMAGIFAYVSGTPFVYQGIYGVSPQIFSILFAMNGIGLIIGSQITGRLAGVIDESKILKTGLFITTTASIFLMAMILIKAPLLFIVIPIFFIVSCVGVVTTTCFSLAMETQGHRAGSASALLGLLPFVLGAASAPLVGVAGESTAIPMGLTIMIADLGALSIYYLLVLKALPFSKQINH from the coding sequence ATGGAGCCTACAACTTCCGCATCACCTATAAGCGCCGGCCGCAGAATTTGGATGGCTGTTTTGCTGGGATCACTAGCTGCTTTTGGTCCGCTTACCATCGACATGTATCTGCCGAGTTTCCCTTCAATTGCCACAGACCTTAAAACGAGCGCATCTTTCGTGCAATTGAGCTTAACAGCATGTTTGCTGGGGCTTGCCGGCGGACAGCTGATAATTGGTCCATTAAGTGATATGAAGGGCAGAAAAGGCCCTATGCTCCTATCCCTGTGTTTATATATCGCAGCCTCTATGCTTTGCGTTTTCGCTCCATCTATTTGGGTTCTCATAGCAGCAAGATTCATTCAAGGTTTTTCTGCATCCGCTGGTATCGTAATATCACGTGCCGTTGTTCGCGATATGTACACAGGAAAAGAACTGACAAAATTCTTTGCGCTTTTAATGCTCGTCAACGGACTTGCTCCTATTTTAGCTCCCGTTGCAGGCGGAATAATATTAGATATTGTGAACTGGCAAGGCGTATTTGCCGTCCTCAGTGCTATTGGACTGTTTATGTTTATTATGGTTTTTATCGCTTTACCAGAAACACTCTCTCAAACAAATCGCTCAGATACAGGCATTAAAAGCACCATTCTTACTTTTGGAGATCTAATTAAAGACAAAACATTTGCTGGATATGCTTTAACACAAGGTCTTGTCATGGCAGGCATTTTCGCATATGTTTCCGGCACTCCGTTTGTTTATCAGGGAATATATGGAGTTTCCCCTCAAATATTCAGCATTTTATTTGCGATGAATGGTATAGGACTAATTATTGGAAGTCAAATAACAGGCAGACTGGCAGGCGTTATAGATGAGAGTAAAATCCTGAAGACAGGGCTTTTCATTACAACAACAGCCAGCATTTTTTTAATGGCAATGATTCTAATAAAAGCCCCTCTTCTTTTTATTGTCATTCCTATTTTCTTTATCGTGTCATGCGTCGGTGTAGTTACAACCACTTGTTTTTCTTTAGCCATGGAAACCCAAGGCCACCGTGCAGGGAGTGCTTCTGCTCTTTTAGGCTTACTTCCATTTGTACTAGGCGCCGCTTCCGCTCCTCTGGTAGGAGTTGCCGGGGAATCAACAGCCATTCCTATGGGGCTGACGATAATGATAGCTGATCTTGGTGCACTCAGTATTTACTATCTCCTTGTGCTGAAAGCTCTTCCTTTCAGTAAACAAATAAATCACTAA